In Alicyclobacillus macrosporangiidus CPP55, a single window of DNA contains:
- a CDS encoding HpcH/HpaI aldolase family protein, whose translation MKNHFKRKLYDPVAAPPLSLFIGAPSAALVEMAAYAGFDAVVLDNEHGTFTHEQLEVLCAVAENAGVTPVVRVVSGEPAEILKALDRGAHGLHVPQVNSREEAERVVEAVKYPPLGRRGAAFSIRAARFGTVPVDGYLEEANRETSIAVHIETERALERIDEILTVPGLDVAYIGPTDLSVSLGCGGRTDAPRVLEAIDAVLASGRRHGVKVGIHVKDAAAARDRLRWGADYVGTTWTALINGAFAGYIHGAREGGAR comes from the coding sequence GTGAAGAACCATTTCAAACGCAAACTGTACGATCCCGTCGCAGCACCGCCGCTCAGCCTCTTTATCGGCGCGCCCTCCGCTGCGTTGGTGGAGATGGCGGCCTACGCGGGGTTCGACGCGGTGGTGCTCGACAACGAGCACGGGACATTCACTCACGAACAGCTGGAAGTGCTGTGTGCGGTCGCGGAGAACGCTGGGGTGACACCGGTGGTCCGCGTGGTGTCGGGTGAGCCCGCGGAGATTTTGAAAGCGCTTGACCGGGGGGCGCACGGCCTGCACGTGCCTCAGGTCAACAGCCGCGAGGAGGCGGAGCGCGTGGTGGAGGCGGTCAAGTACCCGCCGCTGGGGCGGCGGGGGGCCGCGTTCTCCATCCGCGCGGCGCGCTTCGGTACCGTACCCGTGGACGGGTACCTGGAGGAAGCCAACCGGGAGACCTCCATCGCCGTGCACATCGAGACGGAGCGAGCGCTCGAGCGGATCGACGAAATCCTCACGGTGCCGGGGTTGGACGTGGCGTACATCGGCCCGACGGATCTGTCGGTCTCCCTCGGTTGCGGGGGGCGCACCGACGCCCCGCGGGTGCTCGAGGCCATCGACGCCGTCCTCGCGTCCGGCCGTCGGCATGGCGTCAAGGTCGGTATCCACGTCAAGGACGCTGCGGCGGCTCGCGATCGGCTGCGCTGGGGCGCGGATTATGTGGGGACCACGTGGACGGCGTTGATCAACGGGGCGTTTGCGGGATATATCCACGGTGCCCGGGAAGGGGGTGCGCGGTGA
- the ilvD gene encoding dihydroxy-acid dehydratase — protein sequence MSEQGTGKPWRSREVTEGYMRGGQRALLKSAGLKKSDFSKPFIGIANSYNAMHAGHVHLNGLAELVAKGVEEAGGYPFEFGVIALCDGITQGHDGMYYVLPSRECIADSIEIMVQAQRLDGLVMLGSCDKIIPGMLMALYRLNIPALLVTGGPMMPGKYNGESKAIYEIREAAGQVLAGKMTPEQFEEMEQNVTNGPGSCAMMGTANTMAIVAEVLGAALPGCATAHAVAENKAYIARWSGRRIVEMVREDLKPLDIITQRSFENAVRVAMAVGGSTNALLHIPAIAAEQGLSITPDDFERASRTTPLIIKAKPSGPHTLWDVEQAGGVPVILKELAPLLHMEEKTALGNTLAESVADVENRNPNVIRPIANAYAPQGSLAILKGSLAPDGCVVKQSAVVPAMRRHTGPAKVFDSQEDAIQAMREGRIQAGDVVVIRYEGPKGGPGMREMLAATAVLMGMGLGDRVALVTDGRFSGATRGPCVGHVSPEAAAGGTIALVEDGDLIAIDIEERRIDLLVDPEVLARRRQGWVPKPPKIQSGVLARYAALVSSADKGAVLRPPVAAGR from the coding sequence GTGAGTGAACAGGGGACAGGCAAGCCCTGGCGCAGCCGCGAGGTGACAGAAGGGTACATGCGCGGCGGCCAGCGGGCCTTGCTGAAGTCGGCGGGGTTGAAGAAGAGCGACTTTTCCAAACCGTTCATCGGCATCGCCAACTCGTACAACGCCATGCACGCCGGGCATGTGCATCTGAACGGACTGGCGGAACTGGTGGCCAAGGGCGTCGAGGAAGCGGGCGGGTACCCATTTGAGTTCGGGGTCATCGCCCTGTGCGACGGGATCACCCAGGGGCACGACGGGATGTACTACGTGCTGCCGAGCCGCGAGTGCATCGCCGACTCCATCGAGATCATGGTGCAGGCGCAGCGCCTCGACGGTCTGGTGATGCTGGGAAGCTGCGACAAGATCATTCCTGGGATGCTTATGGCTTTGTATCGTCTGAATATACCGGCCCTTCTGGTGACGGGCGGACCGATGATGCCCGGAAAGTACAACGGGGAGAGCAAGGCCATCTATGAGATCCGCGAGGCGGCGGGCCAGGTCCTGGCGGGGAAGATGACACCTGAGCAGTTCGAGGAGATGGAGCAGAACGTCACCAACGGGCCGGGATCGTGCGCGATGATGGGCACAGCGAACACCATGGCCATCGTCGCTGAGGTGCTGGGCGCAGCGCTGCCGGGGTGCGCCACCGCCCATGCCGTGGCCGAAAACAAGGCGTACATCGCCCGCTGGAGCGGCCGGCGCATTGTCGAGATGGTGCGTGAGGATCTCAAGCCGCTCGACATCATCACCCAGCGCTCCTTCGAGAACGCTGTGCGGGTGGCGATGGCGGTCGGGGGATCGACCAACGCCCTGTTGCACATTCCGGCCATCGCGGCCGAACAGGGGTTGTCGATCACGCCGGACGATTTCGAGCGGGCCAGCCGCACGACGCCCTTGATCATCAAGGCGAAACCGTCCGGTCCGCACACCCTGTGGGACGTCGAGCAGGCAGGCGGGGTGCCCGTCATCCTCAAGGAACTGGCGCCGCTCTTGCACATGGAGGAGAAGACCGCCCTCGGAAACACCCTGGCCGAGTCGGTGGCGGACGTGGAGAACCGCAACCCGAACGTGATCCGGCCCATCGCGAACGCGTACGCACCGCAGGGGAGCCTCGCCATCTTGAAGGGCAGCCTCGCGCCCGACGGGTGCGTGGTCAAGCAGAGCGCTGTGGTCCCGGCGATGCGCAGGCACACCGGGCCCGCGAAGGTGTTCGACAGCCAGGAGGACGCCATCCAGGCCATGCGGGAGGGGCGCATTCAGGCGGGGGACGTGGTCGTCATCCGCTACGAAGGGCCCAAAGGAGGGCCTGGGATGCGTGAGATGCTGGCGGCCACCGCTGTACTCATGGGCATGGGCCTCGGCGACCGGGTGGCGCTGGTGACAGACGGGCGGTTCTCCGGGGCGACGCGCGGGCCCTGCGTCGGCCATGTGTCTCCCGAGGCGGCGGCCGGCGGGACGATTGCGCTGGTGGAAGACGGGGACCTCATCGCCATCGACATCGAGGAGCGCCGCATTGACCTGTTGGTCGATCCGGAGGTGCTCGCGCGACGCCGCCAGGGCTGGGTGCCGAAGCCGCCCAAGATTCAGTCGGGTGTGTTGGCCCGCTACGCGGCGTTGGTCTCCTCGGCCGACAAGGGCGCCGTCCTGCGGCCACCGGTTGCGGCGGGGAGGTGA
- a CDS encoding dihydrodipicolinate synthase family protein, whose translation MDSREIARRLQTVCAIHVTPFDDATGAIRWDLLDANIDHLLAAGVSVIVTCGNTGEFYALTLEEARAVTAHVARRVDGRALVVAGVGYAVPTAIALAHSAADAGADCVMIHQPIHPYVTEDGFVRYCERILDGAGLSAVLYFKDPALGDGVLERLAEHERLAGVKYAINDLPRFAAAVRRVPAERGLSWVCGTAEKWAPFFFAAGATGFTSGLVNVAPDKSLAMLAALQAGDSAAVWRLWQEVVPFENLRAKYDNGNNVVVVKEAMRAAGLDGGVTREPVAPLGERDRAEVARIVATWRGQPS comes from the coding sequence ATGGACAGCAGGGAGATCGCCCGGCGGTTGCAGACGGTGTGCGCCATCCATGTGACGCCGTTTGACGACGCCACCGGGGCCATTCGCTGGGACCTGCTCGATGCGAACATCGACCACCTGCTCGCCGCGGGCGTGTCGGTCATCGTCACATGCGGCAACACAGGCGAGTTTTACGCGCTGACCCTGGAGGAGGCCAGGGCGGTGACGGCGCACGTCGCCCGCCGGGTGGACGGGCGCGCGCTCGTGGTCGCCGGGGTCGGGTACGCGGTGCCGACGGCCATTGCGTTGGCGCATTCGGCTGCCGATGCGGGTGCGGACTGCGTGATGATCCACCAGCCCATCCACCCGTATGTCACGGAGGACGGGTTCGTCCGCTACTGCGAGCGAATCCTGGACGGCGCCGGGCTGTCGGCGGTGCTGTATTTCAAAGACCCGGCTTTGGGAGACGGGGTGCTCGAGCGGCTCGCAGAGCACGAACGGCTGGCGGGCGTGAAGTACGCCATCAACGACCTGCCCCGGTTCGCCGCGGCGGTGCGCCGGGTGCCGGCGGAGCGCGGGCTGTCCTGGGTGTGTGGCACGGCCGAGAAGTGGGCGCCCTTCTTCTTCGCCGCTGGCGCGACGGGATTCACGTCCGGCCTGGTGAACGTGGCGCCGGACAAGTCGCTGGCGATGCTGGCGGCGCTGCAGGCGGGGGATTCGGCCGCGGTGTGGCGGCTATGGCAGGAGGTGGTCCCGTTTGAGAACCTGCGGGCCAAGTACGACAACGGAAACAACGTGGTGGTCGTGAAGGAGGCGATGCGCGCGGCCGGGCTCGACGGCGGGGTGACCCGCGAGCCGGTGGCGCCGCTGGGCGAGCGGGATCGAGCCGAAGTGGCGCGGATCGTGGCCACCTGGCGCGGGCAGCCGTCCTGA
- a CDS encoding SDR family NAD(P)-dependent oxidoreductase, with protein sequence MTQKIALITGGGTGIGRACALAFARQGMGVVVNYSRSEADAEATAAEVQALGVPALALRADVADDLQVRAMVTQVMEAFGRIDVLVNNAGTTDYVDHADLEGLTDAHWDRVWDVNVKGLFHCARAAAEALRQAHGAMVNVVSVAGLTGLGSSIAYAASKAAAISVTKSLARVLAPEVRVNGVAPGIVMTRWVEGHDDHVQRLASDTPLRRAATPEDVAEVVAALANAAFVTGEIVKVDGGRFM encoded by the coding sequence TTGACACAGAAGATCGCCCTCATCACGGGGGGAGGCACCGGCATTGGGCGCGCCTGCGCCTTGGCGTTCGCCCGCCAGGGCATGGGCGTGGTGGTGAATTACTCGCGTTCGGAGGCGGATGCGGAGGCGACCGCGGCCGAGGTCCAAGCGCTCGGGGTGCCGGCATTGGCGCTGCGGGCGGACGTGGCGGACGACCTTCAGGTGCGTGCGATGGTCACTCAGGTGATGGAGGCCTTCGGGCGCATCGACGTGTTGGTCAACAACGCCGGCACCACCGACTACGTCGACCACGCCGACCTGGAAGGATTGACCGATGCGCACTGGGATCGGGTGTGGGACGTGAATGTCAAGGGTCTGTTCCACTGCGCCCGGGCCGCGGCGGAAGCGCTGCGGCAGGCACACGGGGCCATGGTGAACGTCGTGTCGGTGGCCGGGCTGACGGGCCTGGGCAGTTCCATCGCCTACGCGGCCTCGAAGGCGGCCGCCATCAGCGTCACCAAATCCTTGGCGCGCGTGTTGGCTCCTGAGGTGCGGGTCAACGGAGTGGCGCCCGGGATCGTGATGACGCGCTGGGTCGAGGGGCACGACGACCACGTTCAGCGCCTGGCGTCGGACACGCCGCTGCGGCGCGCCGCCACCCCGGAAGATGTCGCCGAGGTGGTGGCGGCGCTGGCGAATGCCGCGTTCGTCACCGGCGAGATCGTCAAGGTGGACGGCGGCCGCTTCATGTGA
- a CDS encoding pyridoxal phosphate-dependent aminotransferase, which translates to MRFAERMTRLGTENAFEVLAEVTRLRAEGREIISFAIGEPDFDTPDHIKEACIRALRDNQTHYAPSAGIPELRQVIADHIRDTRGIAATPDEVVVTPGAKPILYFAIHALVNPGDEVIYPNPGFPIYESVIRFVGGTPVPLPLVEERDFAFDAERLRSLVTPRTKMIILNSPHNPTGGLLSRADLEVVAELATAHDLWVLSDEIYSRIVYDGPFISVASLPGMKERTILLDGFSKTYAMTGWRLGYGVMPAALAEEVARLVTNSASCVNTFVQYGGIAALTGPQEPVDRMVAEFQARRKMMVDGLNAIPGVSCRAPGGAFYVYPNVTQACQRLGLADGRALQQYLLHEHGVAVLPRTAFGSRASDETEEYVRLSYATSRENIERGLARIQDALAP; encoded by the coding sequence TTGCGATTTGCAGAGAGAATGACGAGACTCGGCACGGAGAACGCGTTTGAGGTGTTGGCCGAGGTGACCCGCTTGCGGGCCGAAGGGCGGGAGATCATCAGCTTCGCCATCGGCGAACCGGATTTCGACACCCCCGATCACATCAAGGAGGCGTGCATCCGGGCTCTCCGGGACAATCAGACCCACTACGCGCCCTCGGCCGGTATCCCCGAGCTGCGCCAGGTCATCGCCGACCACATCCGGGATACCCGGGGGATCGCCGCCACCCCCGACGAGGTGGTCGTCACACCGGGCGCCAAACCGATTCTGTATTTCGCCATCCACGCCCTCGTGAACCCGGGGGACGAGGTGATCTACCCGAATCCGGGGTTCCCCATCTACGAGTCGGTGATCCGGTTCGTCGGAGGCACGCCGGTCCCCTTGCCGCTCGTGGAGGAACGGGACTTCGCCTTCGACGCCGAGCGCCTGCGTTCCCTGGTGACGCCGCGCACGAAGATGATCATCCTCAACAGTCCCCACAATCCAACCGGCGGTCTGCTCTCCCGCGCCGATCTGGAGGTGGTGGCGGAGCTGGCCACGGCCCATGACCTGTGGGTATTGTCGGATGAGATCTACAGCCGGATCGTCTACGACGGTCCGTTCATCAGTGTGGCGTCCCTGCCCGGTATGAAGGAGCGGACCATCCTCCTCGACGGGTTTTCAAAGACGTACGCCATGACCGGCTGGCGGCTCGGTTACGGGGTGATGCCGGCCGCGCTGGCCGAGGAAGTCGCGCGCCTGGTCACCAACTCCGCGTCGTGTGTCAACACCTTCGTCCAATACGGGGGCATCGCTGCCCTCACGGGCCCACAGGAGCCCGTCGACCGAATGGTGGCCGAGTTTCAGGCGCGCCGAAAAATGATGGTGGACGGACTCAACGCCATCCCGGGCGTCTCCTGCCGCGCCCCGGGCGGCGCTTTCTACGTGTATCCGAACGTCACCCAGGCCTGTCAACGCCTCGGCCTGGCGGACGGCCGGGCGCTGCAGCAGTACCTGTTGCACGAACACGGGGTGGCGGTGCTCCCGCGGACGGCGTTCGGGTCCCGGGCGTCGGACGAAACCGAGGAATACGTCCGCCTGTCCTACGCCACGTCGCGGGAGAACATCGAGCGCGGCCTCGCCCGCATCCAGGACGCGCTCGCGCCCTGA
- a CDS encoding GntR family transcriptional regulator, with the protein MRYDGERDWARQVEQVKSLRELALEFIRDAIVSGRFAPGQHLKERELAEAMGISTTPVKEALRVLEHIGLVQTVPRRGTYVSPAVNTSLREINWMRAYLESLAARWAAEKATGDQLAQMEAQLREMERLTHHPDRERLAAANTRFHELVREAAGNAVLASTLSQVAAVDRAFRRRALQDDEEVSAGFEEHRKVFEAIRARDPDLAEARMRSHILRAVHHVLTDSKEGENPSE; encoded by the coding sequence ATGCGATACGACGGGGAGCGCGACTGGGCACGGCAGGTGGAACAAGTCAAGTCTCTTCGCGAGTTGGCCCTGGAGTTCATCCGGGACGCCATCGTCAGCGGGCGGTTCGCCCCTGGCCAACACCTCAAGGAGCGCGAACTGGCCGAGGCGATGGGCATCAGCACCACGCCGGTCAAGGAAGCCCTGCGGGTGTTGGAGCACATCGGCCTCGTCCAGACCGTGCCGCGGCGCGGGACCTACGTTTCCCCTGCGGTCAATACGTCGCTCCGGGAGATCAACTGGATGCGCGCCTATTTGGAGAGCCTGGCGGCGCGATGGGCGGCGGAGAAGGCGACCGGGGATCAGTTGGCGCAGATGGAGGCACAACTGCGCGAAATGGAGCGCCTCACGCACCACCCCGACAGGGAACGGCTTGCCGCTGCCAACACCCGCTTTCACGAATTGGTGCGGGAGGCCGCTGGCAATGCGGTGCTGGCCAGCACCCTGTCGCAGGTGGCGGCGGTGGACCGCGCCTTCCGGCGCCGGGCCCTGCAGGATGACGAGGAGGTGAGCGCGGGTTTCGAAGAACACCGGAAGGTGTTTGAAGCCATCCGGGCGCGCGATCCGGATTTGGCGGAGGCGCGCATGCGGTCGCACATCCTGCGCGCGGTGCATCATGTGCTGACCGACTCCAAGGAGGGAGAGAACCCAAGTGAGTGA
- a CDS encoding ABC transporter substrate-binding protein encodes MRRWQRWGTGLAALALMVGVSACGSQAANAPAGNSGGGSSGGSGGVIKIGMETGLTGSDALNGKFERDGAQLAIDQINAKGGVNGKKLTLVVEDDQGTNQAGVAAIQKLFSDPDISVVIGSIKSTIVQATEPYIQRAQIPTLIGGTSPKLTQVGNPWVFRFRPNDNYASQVMADWIVHTMKLNKVAIIHDTDDFGSAGDQLLKANLQKMGAIVVADEGYQTSTKDFTPFLEHVANAKPEVVALYMTNAEDAAQLLRQYRQLGFKMPVVGSPAVASQISIQLGGSAIDGVYGVQDFSPDANDAAKAFAQAWEAKYHEPPDQHSAWPYDAVNILAQVMEKYGTSPDQIRQGLLATHDYHGAEGVYNFDEHGDGLHGYNVVQVKDGKIVEIKYVDLSNPS; translated from the coding sequence ATGCGTCGTTGGCAGCGATGGGGGACTGGTCTGGCAGCCCTGGCCCTGATGGTCGGGGTGAGCGCGTGCGGCAGTCAGGCGGCGAACGCACCCGCCGGCAACAGCGGGGGAGGGAGCAGCGGGGGAAGCGGCGGCGTGATCAAGATCGGGATGGAGACCGGCTTGACCGGGAGCGACGCCCTCAACGGGAAATTTGAACGGGACGGCGCTCAATTGGCGATCGACCAGATCAACGCCAAGGGGGGCGTGAACGGCAAGAAGCTGACGCTGGTCGTGGAGGACGACCAGGGCACCAACCAAGCGGGCGTCGCGGCGATTCAGAAGCTGTTCTCGGATCCGGACATCTCTGTCGTCATCGGGTCCATCAAGAGCACCATCGTGCAGGCGACGGAGCCGTACATCCAACGGGCGCAGATCCCCACGCTGATCGGCGGCACCAGCCCGAAGCTGACACAGGTCGGCAACCCGTGGGTGTTCCGCTTCCGGCCGAATGACAACTACGCGTCCCAGGTGATGGCGGATTGGATTGTGCACACCATGAAGCTCAACAAGGTGGCGATCATCCACGACACGGACGACTTCGGATCGGCCGGTGACCAGCTGTTGAAAGCCAACCTGCAGAAGATGGGCGCGATCGTGGTGGCGGATGAGGGGTATCAGACGTCCACCAAAGACTTCACGCCGTTCCTCGAGCATGTGGCCAACGCCAAACCGGAGGTGGTGGCGCTGTACATGACGAACGCCGAGGACGCGGCGCAGTTGTTGCGCCAATACAGGCAGCTTGGGTTCAAGATGCCGGTGGTCGGGTCGCCTGCGGTGGCCAGCCAGATCTCCATCCAATTGGGCGGCAGCGCGATCGACGGCGTGTACGGGGTGCAGGATTTCTCACCGGATGCCAACGATGCAGCGAAGGCGTTCGCCCAAGCCTGGGAAGCCAAATACCATGAGCCGCCCGATCAGCACAGCGCCTGGCCCTATGACGCGGTCAACATCCTGGCTCAGGTGATGGAGAAGTACGGAACGTCGCCGGATCAGATCCGCCAGGGACTGCTGGCTACCCACGATTACCACGGGGCGGAGGGCGTGTACAACTTCGACGAGCACGGCGACGGGCTGCACGGATACAACGTGGTGCAGGTGAAAGACGGCAAGATTGTCGAAATCAAATATGTAGACCTGTCCAACCCGTCCTGA